The Haloplanus sp. CK5-1 genome segment CAGCGCGTTCACCTGGTCGTCGACTTCGGTGTCACCGCGCTGGGCGCTCCGGCTGATCTTCTCCAGCGCGCGAGCGAGGGGTTCGCCGCCGCCGATCTCGTCGGCGGCGTCGGCGTCGGCGACGTACTCGCGGTACCGCGAGATGGCGAAGACGAACACCATCACCAGCATCTGGGTGATCTGTCCGACGACGATGGCGAGGAAGAAGTCAGCGAGGTCGTTGTCGCCGGTCAGTAGGACGGCCCACTGGGCGACGATGGCGACGATGGAGGCGACGCCCTGCCCGAGCACCATCATCACCACGTCGCGGTTGCGGATGTGGGCGAGTTCGTGGGCCAACACGCCCTCGACCTCGTCGGGGTCGAGCGTCCGCAGGAGTTCCTGGCTCACGACGACGGTTCCCGCACCCTTGCGCCCGACGGCGAAGGCGTTGGGGACGCCCATTCGAGCGATCATGAGGCGGGGCTTGTCGATCCCCATGTCGCGTGAGAGCGACTCGACGCGGTGGTGAATCTCCTGGTACTGGTTTTCGGGGAGGTCCTCGGCCCCGACGCTCCGGAGCGCCATCCACTTGCCGAGTTTGTACTGGACGCCGACGAAGGCGATGCTGCCGACGATGACCAGCGGCCACACGCCGGTTCCGAACATCGCCATCACGACGACTGCCGCGACGGCGTAGAACGCGAACAGGAGCGAGCCGACGACGGCCATCCTGACTTTGAGTCCGACGTGACGCATGCGCGAGAGTCCAGTCTCGGGACACTAAACCCTCGTGGTTCGGATCGCACGCCGGCTCGACATAGTGAACGTCTGACGTACCTTTATACGTCCGGGGCCGCCTGCTAGAGGCATGAGCAACAGGGTGGAGGAGCTCGAATCGCGGGTCGCGCAACTGGAAGCCGCCGTCGACGGTCTCACCGAGGAACTCGTCGAGACGCGGGAGCGACTCAGCAAACTCGAAGCCGACGAGGGTGTCGACAACACGCGGACGCCCGACCGTCGGGAGTCCCCTGACCTCGACGCCGACGCCGACGCCGACGCCGGGACCGAGTCGGTGGCGTCCGAGCCGGACGCCGAGAGCGAGGCCGACGCCGAGACGGAGTCCGAGGACGACTCCGATTCGGACGGTAACGACATCATCGTCGCCTGATCGGGGCCACGCCCCATGCACATCTCCGAACTCGTCCTCGACGACTTCAAGAGCTTCGGCCGGAAGACCCGCATCCCGTTCTACGAGGATTTCACCGTCATCACGGGGCCGAACGGCTCCGGGAAGAGCAACATCATCGACGCCGTCCTCTTCACGCTCGGCCTCGCGCGGACCCGCGGGATCCGCGCCGAGAAACTGACCGACCTCATCTACAACCCCGGTCACGAGGCCGACGACGACCGGTCGGGCCCCCGTGAGGCGAGCGTCACCGTCGTCCTCGACAACGGCGACGGCACGCTCGACCGCTCGCAGGTGGTCAACGCCGCCGGCACGGAGGACGTCGGCGACGTCGACGAGATATCGGTCAAGCGTCGCGTCAAGGAGACCGAGGACAACTACTACTCCTACTACTACCTCAACGGGCGGTCGGTCAACCTCTCGGACATCCGTGATCTGCTGGCGCAGGCGGGCGTGACGCCCGAAGGGTACAACGTCGTCATGCAGGGCGACGTGACCGAGATCATCAACATGTCGGCGGGTCAACGCCGGACTATCGTCGACGAGATCGCCGGAGTCGCCGAGTTCGACGCGAAAAAGGAGGACGCCTTCGAGGAACTGGAGGTCGTCCAGGAGCACATCGACGAGGCGGACCTCCGCATCGAGGAGAAGGAGACTCGTCTCGATCAACTCGAGGACGAGCGCGAGACGGCGCTCGAGTACCAGTCGCTCCGCGAGGAGAAGGCGGAGTACGAGGGCTACCTGAAGGCCGCCGAACTCGAAGAGAAGCGAACCGCCTTGGAGCGGACGGAGAAACGGACCGAGGCCAAAGAACAGGAACTCGCCGACCGGCAGGCGACTCTCGAGGAACACCAGTCCGAAGTCGACCGCCTGGAAGCCGACCTCGACGACCTCACTCGGGAGATCGAGCGCAAGGGCGAGGACGAACAGCTCCGGATCAAAGGCGAAATCGAGGAGACCAAAGGCGAGATCGGTCGCCTCGAAGCGACCATCGAGAGTCAAGAAGAGACGATCGAGGACGCCGAACAGGAGCGCCGGGAGGCCTTCGTCAGCCTCGATCGCAAGAACGAGGAACTCGACGACCTCGAAGACGAGATCCGGTCGATCAAAGTCGAGAAGGCGTCGGTCAAAGGCGACATCGAGGAGAAGGAGTCGGAGCTCCAAGCGGTAGAAGACGAGATCGAGAACGTCGACACGGCGTTCGACGAACTCAAGGCGGAGCTCGCCGAGCACAAGGAGACCCTCGAAGAGCGCAAGACCGAGCGCAACGACGCCCAGCGCGAGAAGGACCGCCTCCTCGACGAGGCACGCCGGCGCTCGAATCGGATCGGCGAGGCCCAGTCGGAACTGGAGGCGGCCCACGAGCGGGTGCCCGAGTTGAAAGCCGAACTGTCGGATCTGCGGGGCGAACTCGACCGTGCCGAGCGGAATCGCGAGACGATCGAAGACGCGATCGAGGAGTTGCGCTCGGAGAAGGCCGACCTGAACGACGACCTCGGCGAAATCGAGGACGACCTCCGGACGAAACAGAACGAGTACGCGGAACTCGAGGCGCGCGCGGACCGCGACGGCGACGACTCCTGGCCACGGTCGGTGACGACCGTCCTCAACGGCGGCATCGACGGCGTCCACGGTGCAGTCGGCCAGTTGGGAAGTGTCGACCCCGAGTACGCCACCGCGTGTGAGACCGCCGCCGGCGGCCGACTGGCGAACGTCGTCGTCGACGACGACGGCGTCGGCGCGACCTGCATCGATCACCTCAAATCCCGGTCGGCGGGGCGGGCGACCTTCCTCCCCATCACCGAGATGGACCGTCGCGGGCTCCCCTCGAAGCCCTCGCACCCCGGCGTCGTCGACTTCGCGCGGAACCTCGTCGACTACGACGACCGCTACGCCGGCGTCTTCTCCTACGTCCTCGGGTCGACGCTCGTGGTCGAGGACATGGACACCGCGCGGGACCTGATGGGCGACTACCGCCTCGTGACGCTGGACGGCGACCTCGCCGAGAAGAGCGGCGCGATGACCGGCGGCTCCGGCGGCGGGTCGCGTTACTCCTTCACGAAGAGCGGAAAGGGAAAACTGGAGCGACTAGCCGAGGAGATAGAGAGTCTGGAGGACGACCGCCGGGCGGTCCGCGAGGAGATCCGCGACGTGGAGTCCCGCCTCGACGACGCCCGCGACCGCAAGGCCGACGCGACCGAGCGGGTGCGCGAGGTCGAGGCGGAGATCGAGGACGTCGAGACGGAACTCGCGGACACGGAGGCCGAAATCGAGGAGTTGGAGGACGAACTCGACGGTCTCCGTGACGAACGCGAGGAGGTCGACGCGGAGATGAGCGAGTTGGAGGAGCGTATCGACGAACTGGACGGCGAGATCGAGGGGATCGAAGCCGAGATCGAGGCGTTGGAGGCCGATCTCGCGGACTCGCGGATCCCCGAACTCACGGACCGAAAGGAGGGAATCGAGGCAGACCTCGCGGACCTGCACGACCGGATGGACGACCTCGACGCTCAACTCAACCAGACACGAGTCGAGGCTGAGTACGCAGAGGAGGCCGTCGACGACCTCGAATCGACGATCGAGGCGGCCAAAGAGCGCAAGCGCGAGGCCGCCGACCGGATCGAGGAGTTGGAGGCCGAGGTCGAGGACCGGGAGGCGACGTTGGCGGAGAAGCGCGCGGCGATCGAGGATCTGGAGGACGAACTCGCGGACCTCAAGGCCGAGCGGGAGGGCCTCCAGAGCGACCTCCGCGAGGCGCAGTCGGAGCGCGACGCCCAGCGCGAGCGCGTTGCCGAGGTGGAGAGCGACCTCGACGACCTCGAGGAGGACGCCGACCGCCTGGAGTGGGAGATCGACGAGCTCGAGAGCGAGGTCGGGGCGTACGATCCCGAGGAGATCCCGGATCACGAGACCGTCGAGGAGAACGTCGCGCGACTGGAGTCGGAGATGGACGCGCTCGAACCCGTCAACATGCTCGCGATCGACGAGTACGACGAGGTGGAGGCGGAACTCGACGACTTACAGGAGCGACGCGACACGCTCGTCGACGAGCGCGACGCCATCCAGGAGCGGATCGAGGGATACGAGCAACGGAAGAAGGAGACGTTCATGGCGGCGTTCGAGGCCATCGACGACCACTTCCAGGACATCTTCGAGCGGCTCTCGGCGGGGACGGGCGAGTTGCATCTGGAAGACGAGGACGACCCCTTCGAGGGTGGCCTGACGATGAAGGCCCAGCCGGGCGACAAACCGGTCCAGCGGCTGGACGCGATGAGCGGCGGCGAGAAGTCGCTGACCGCGCTCGCGTTCATCTTCGCCATCCAGCGCCACAACCCCGCGCCCTTCTACGCGCTGGACGAGGTGGACGCCTTCCTCGACGCGGCCAACGCCGAGCGGGTGGGCGAGATGGTCGACGACCTGGCCGGTGAGGCGCAGTTCGTCGTCGTCTCGCACCGCTCGGCCCTGCTCGATCGGTCGGAGCGGGCCATCGGCGTCACCATGCAGGGCGACAACGTGAGCGCGGTCACGGGCATCCAACTCGACGACACCCCGGAGGCGACAGCCGATGACTGAGGATCCCCTCCCGGACGACGTCGACCTCCCGCAGACCGACGAGGACGAGGTCGAACCTGTCGAACTCCTCGTCCAACTGGCCGAAGACGGCGAGATCGATCCCTGGGACATCGACATCGTCGAGGTGACCGACGCCTTCCTCGACCGCCTCGACGAGACGGACCTCCGCACGTCCGGGCGGGCGCTGTTCTACGCGAGTGTCCTCCTGCGGATGAAAAGCGACGGCATCCTCGACGACGGGAGCGAGGAAAACGCGGAGATGGAGCCGTGGGAGGCGGCCATGGAGGGCGGCGAGGGGTCACGGAGCCCACACGGGCCGGACCCCATCGACGCCCTCGACGCGGAACTCGACCGCCGGCTGGAGCGCAAACACGCCCGCGGCTCGCCCGAGACGCTGGACGAGCTCGTCCGGGAGCTCCGCGAGGCGGAGCGCGACTCGTGGTGGAAGGAGTCCCGTTCCTACGACACCTCGGCGTCGCCCGGCGGCTACGACCGCGGCACACAGACGCTCGACTACCGGGCGGCCGACGACCTTCGCGAGGGCGGCGAGCCGACCGAGAACGACGTGACCGGCACCACCCACGCCGAGGACATCGAGACGAAGATCGAGGCGGTACGCGAGGCGGTCCGCACTCACTACGACGCCGGCCGGGCGGAGGTGCTGTTCGCCGAGGTGCGTGAGGCCGCCGGTGCGCCGGTGGATACGTTCCTCGCCCTCCTCTTTCTCTCCCACCGCGGCGAGATCAGGCTCCGGCAGGACGACCTCTTCGGCGACCTCTGGATCCGCGACCCGTCGGCACCGGGGGTCGGCGACGAAGCCGTGGCGGACTGAGGTCGTCCCGCGACGTGCAGGACGGCCGAGGGGACCCACGGGTTCGAGCCGTTGGAAGACGAAGCCGTGGCGGACTGAGGCCGCCCTACGTCGTGCAGGACGACCGAGGGATCCACGGCTTCGAGTCGCCGGGCGACGGAGCCGTCGCGGACCCGCCTCACTTCCGTGCCGGGATGGTGTCGGTGACGACGAGGACGATAGCGAGGCCGAGCACCGCGAGGAGGACGACGGCGACGCGGACGTCGAGCAGGAGGTTCGCGACGGCGACGAGCCCGGTCTCGTGGGCCAGTTCGACGGTCTCACGCTTTGCGACCGCGTACGGCGGGACGTGTACCGCTACCAGTATCGTCACGACGACGAGGAGCGCGTAGTCGAGGCCGTCTCTCTCTCGCATTCCTCGGATGTCCGAGGGGCGGTGGCTTAAACGTCGCGGCCGGCGGCTACACGAGCAGGCCACTCTCCAGCACCGCGATCAACACGGTCAGGAGCGGCACGCTCAGGAGCGTCGTGACGAGCACGGCCGTGCTGACGTACTCGGCGACAGAGAGACCGTCGCCGGCGGATTCGCCGCCGAACTCGACGACGAGGAGGAGCGGGGTGATCGCCGCCGGTGTCGCACACTCGAGGACGAACGTGCGTGCGACGGTCGGATTCTCGAACCCGACGAGTAGGACGACGGCGACGCCGACGACGGGTGCGACACCCATCTTCAGGACCGCAGCGGGGCCGACGCGGGAGAGCGCGGCTCCGTAGTCGGTGTCGGCGAGTTGGACCCCGAGGATCAGCAACATGAGGGGGATGGAGGCGTTGCCGACGAGCGCGAGCGTCTCCATGGCGGTGCCGTCCGCCGGGGGGACGGCGTCGAGCCAGCGGGCGAGCACCGCGGCGACGACGGCGTAGACCAGCGGAATCTCGAGTGCACGTTTCATGCCCGCGATTCCGCGCGACCCGCCGCCGCGTCCCGCGACGTAGACGCCGACGGTGTAGAGGACGACTCCCTGGACGGTCAGGTAGAGAACGGCGGTACCTCGGCCGTCGACGCCGAAGGCGAACTCCGAGAGCGGGACGCCGTAGTTGCCGGAGTTGGGGAAGGCACTCACGAGGACGAGCGCGCTCAGGATGGGTTCGGACTCGCCCAGCAGCCGCCCCACGAGCTCCGCGACGACGAGCATGACGAGCATGAACGCGACGGTGGCGACGGCGATGCGGGCGAGCGTCGCCTGTGCGAGCGTCGCCGTGGCGATGCTGTGGAAGACGAGCGCCGGAACGAGGACGTACACCGTGACGGTGTTCAGTGGGCCGATGGCCACCTCGCGGCGGCGGCCGAGGACGACGCCGACGCCGGCCAGTGCGACGATGGGGAGGATGGCCGTCGCGAAGATGGAGAGCAGTGCGGTCACGCGCCACCCCCAACTCGATGGTCCTCGGGGGAGTCGCATCCGGCCCGCCGCCGTCCCGTCCGGACCACGTCAGGCGAGTCGCCAGGCCTCGGCGTGGTCGGTCGGTTCGATCACCGACCGGCGCTCCATCTCCGCGAGCACTTCGCCGAGACGGTCGGGCTGGGCGATCTCCATCTCGATGCGCTGGATGTCGTGTTCGTCCGCGAGCAGGTGTCGCACGTCCGCCCGGTCGAATCGGTCGGCGTCGGCCCGTTCCATCACACCCTCGATCAGGTCGATCATGTCCTCGATGAAGTTCCACGGGTAGACGATCCACGCCCACTCCTCCAGACGCTCGCCGACGAAGTCGGGATCGAACTCGCTGGTGTCGAGAAGTTGGAGGGTGGCCGTCCGCACCGCCGAGGGGTCGCGGTCGGCGACGTACTCGTGGGCGTGGCGCAGCGACTCGCCCGTGTCGGCGATGTCGTCGACGATCAGGACGTCCTTGCCCGCGACGCTCCCCTCGGGCATCGGATACCGGACCTCGGGGTCGGCCCCCTTCGCCGCGGTGCCGACGTAGTGCTCCATCTTGAGGCTGGTGAGGTCGTCGAGGCCGAGGAAGTCACAGCAACAGCGCCCGGCGAACCAGCCGCCCCGAGCGAGCGCGACGATCACGTCGGGGTCGAACTCCGCGGCCCGCACTTCGTCGGCCACGTCCCGGCAGAGCCCGTAGATGTACTCCCAGTTCGTGATCGTGCAGGTGAAATCGTCCGGGAGGTCGCTCATGCCGGCGAGTCGGACGGCCGGGGGGTAAGGGTTTACGGGTTCCACCGACCCACAACGTCTTGACCCGCGGCGTTCAGGTCGGTGGCATGGACACGCGCCGGACCCTGTTGATCGACGCCTTCACCGACGAACCGCTCACGGGCAACCCGGCGGGTGTCGTCCCCGACGCTGCCGGTCTCGACGCCGCACAGATGGGGGCGATCGCCCGCGAACTCAACGCCAGCGAGACGGCCTTCCTCACCGACGACGACGACTCGGACCGCCGGATTCGCTACTTCACACCCACACAGGAGGTCGACCTCTGTGGACACGCCACGGTCGCGAGTCTCGCCCACCTGCACGACCAGGGTGTCCTCGACGGCGAGGGATCGCTCCGGACGAACGTCGGCGTCCTCGACGTGTCGGTCGAGGAGGGGGTCGCGTGGATGGCCCAAGACGATCCGTCGGTCGAGACCGTCGACCTCGACTACGACCGCGTGGGCGAGACGCTGGGTGTCGACCCGGCGGCGCTCCGGGACGTGGGCGCGGACCTCCCGGCAGCGGTGGCCTCGACCGGTCTCCCCTTCCTGATCGTGCCGGTGAACTTCCTCGAACACCTGGCCGACGCCGACCCCGATCCGGACGCGGTAGCCGACCTCGCGGCCGCCCACGGCGCGACGGGCGTGTACACCTTCACGTTCGACACGCTGGACGCGGCGTCGACGCTCCACGCCCGGATGTTCGCGCCGGGGGCGGGCGTGCCGGAAGATCCCGTCACGGGGACGGCCAGCGGTGCCTGTGGCGCGTACCTCCACACCGTCGACGCGTTCGACGACCCGCCCGAGGAGATGCGGTTCGAACAGGGCCACTTCGTCGACCGACCGGGACTGGTCCGGGTCCGCGTCGACGAGGGGGTCCGGGTCGGCGGGCGCGCGGTCACGGCCCTCGACGGCACACTCGTGGTTCCGTCGAGCGACGGTGACGACATCGTCGAAGCCTGATCCGGTCGGTGTCTCCAGCACGTTGCCGGCGGCGTCTGCCCCGCACGCCGACGCGTGGCTCGGCGTGTGGTACCACGAAACGTGGTCGGCCGTAGTTGCACGCTTCGAAACCTTCTTTGTGCCACTCGCGGGATTTCTCCCTACGAAATGGCTGTAGCTTGGCTGGAGGACGTACGGGCCACCGATCTGGGGACGGTCGGTGGCAAGGCGGCTTCGCTCGGCGAACTCACGGAGGCTGGACTCCCCGTTCCGCCGGGATACGTCGTAACGGCCGGCACCTATCGGACCTTCATCGAGGAGGCCGGCATCGACGACGAACTGTTCGAGGCCGTCGACGTCGACTCCGACGACTCGGCGGCGCTCGAAGCGGCCCACGACCGCGCGCACGAACTCATCATGGAGACGCCCGTCCCCGAGTCGGTGCGCGAGGGCATCCTCGAGGCGTACCGCGACCTCGACGACGGGAAGGCGTTCGTCGCCGTCCGGTCGTCTGCCACCGCGGAGGACCTCCCGGACGCCTCCTTCGCCGGTCAGCAGGAGACGTTCCTCAACGTGACCGAAGAGGACCTGGTCGAACGGGTCAAGGAGTGTTGGGCGTCGCTGTTCTCCCAGCGCGCCATCTACTACCGCAACCAGAAGGGGTTCCCCCACGACGAGGTCGACATCGCGGTCGTCGTCCAGAAGATGGTCGACGCCGAGAAGAGCGGCGTGATGTTCACCAGTCACCCCTCGACCGGCGATCCGCGCATCATCATCGAGGCGGCGTGGGGACTGGGCGAGGCGGTCGTCGCCGGCGCGGTCTCCCCGGACAACTACGTCGTCGATCGGACGACGAGCGAGGTCGAGGCGATGAACGTCGCGACCAAGAAGGTGATGCACGTCAAAGACGAGGCGACGGGCGAGACGGTCGAGACGGAGGTGCCCGAAGGGAAACGCGACCAGCAGGTGCTCGAACAGGCGGAGATCGATAGACTGGTCGAACTCGGCAAGAAGGTCGAGGACCACTACGGCGAACCACAGGACGTGGAGTGGGCAGTCGTCGACGGCGAGGTGTACATGCTCCAGTCCCGCCCCATCACGACCATCGACGAGGGCGAAAGCGAGGACGCCGACGCCGAGAGCCAGAGCGAGAGCGGGAACGACGACACGCTGCTGTCGGGTCTCGGCGCGAGTCCGGGCATCGCCGTCGGTCCCGTCCGGATCGTGACGAAACTCGACCACCTGGATCAGGTGCGCGAGGGCGACGTGATCGTCACCGAGATGACGATGCCGGACATGGTGCCGGCGATGAAGCGCGCGGCAGCCATCGTCACCGACGAGGGTGGCATGACCTCCCACGCGGCCATCGTCTCCCGGGAACTCGGCGTCCCGGCGGTGGTCGGCACCGGTGGCGCGACGAAGACGCTCGAAGACGGACAGGAGGTCACCGTCGACGGCGAGATGGGGACTGTGGTCAAGGGGCGTGCGGCCCAGTCGGAACCGACCGTCGAGCCGTCCGAGGACTCGCCGTCCGGCCCACGGCCGAAGCCGGTGACGGCGACGGAGGTGAAGGTGAACGTCTCCATCCCCGACGCCGCGGAGCGTGCGGCCGACACGGGTGCCGACGGCGTCGGCCTCCTGCGGATCGAGCACTTGGTCCTCTCGCTGGGGAAGACCCCCGAGCGGTACATCGAGGACGAGGGTGCCGAGGCCTACATCGACGAACTCACCGACGGCATCCGGCAGGTCGCGGAGGCGTTCTACCCCCGTCCCGTCCGGGTCCGCACCCTCGACGCCCCCACCGACGAGTTCCGACAGTTGGAGGGCGGCGACGACGAACCCCACGAGCACAACCCGATGCTCGGCTACCGCGGCATCCGGCGGAGCCTCGACCGTCCCGACGTGTTCGAACACGAACTCGAGGCGTTCAGCCGCCTCTACGACATGGGGTACGAGAACCTCGAGATCATGTTCCCGCTGGTCAACGACGGCGAGGACGTGGCCCGCGCTCGCGACCGCATGGCGGCCGCGGGGATCGATCCCGAGAAGCGTGACTGGGGCGTGATGATCGAGACGCCGGCGAGTGCGCTCGGCGTCGAGGACATCGTCGAGGAGGGAGTCGACTTCGTCTCCTTCGGGACGAACGACCTGACACAGTACGTCCTGGCGGTCGACCGCAACAACGAACACGTCTCCGACCGCTTCGACGAACTCCACCCCGCGGTGCTGGACATTATGGGCGAGACGCTCGACGCCTGCAACGCGGCCGGCGTCGACACGAGCATCTGTGGGCAGGCCGGATCGACCCCCGAGATGGTCGAGTTCCTCGTCCGGAACGGCATCACTTCGATCAGCGCCAACATCGACGCGGTGCAGGACGTCCTAGAGACGGTCGACGGCGTTGAGGAGCAGTTGATCCTCGACGCGGTGCGGTAGCCATCCCGGTCGGGATGGAGGGGAGGCCGCCGGATCGCTCCCTCGAAACCTGAAAGACTTAGGTCAACCCCATCCCAGGGGAGGATGTGGACGCGTTCGTCATCCCGTTGGCGACGGATCTCCTCGGCTTCGAGTGGCTCACGCGCCTCGTCCGCACGGCGACCGGGTGGGTCGGGCTGGCGATCATCTTCGTCTACTCCTTCCTCATCGCCTTCGCGCTGCCCGGCGTCAGCGAAGTCGTGCTGTTGGCTCCGCTGAACCTCGGGCTATCGACCGAGGCGCGCCTGGCGATCATCATCCTCGTCTCGGCGGTCGGCAAGGCCGCCGGGAGCGTCTTCGCCTTCCACATCGGGCAGGAAGCCAAGGAGTCCGGTCCGGTGATCCGGTGGCTCCGGCGCTCCCGCTTCGACGTGATCGAATGGTCGGAGCGACGCACCGTCGACGTCGCGCGGCGCTGGGGCTACGCCGGCCTCGCCGTCGCGCTGTCGGTCCCCTTCTTCCCGGACACGCTCTCGATATACGCCTTCGCCGTCCTCGAGGAGGATTACGTCAGGTTCGCCGCCGCCACCTTCGTCGGGAGCGTCGGCCGACTGCTCGTCACGCTCGCGCTAGGTGCGGGCGTGGTCGCGGTCCTTTAGCGACGTGCCTCGGGCGGCTCGCCCGGTAACCGATCCCGGTCGTGTCCCTCGGTGAAGTCGATGTCCGGGCCGGTCGGCACCAGTCGCTTGGGATTCACGTCGCCGTGGCTCACGTAGTAGTGGCGGGTGATGTGATCCATGTTGACGGTGCGCTCGATACCCGGCGTGGTGTAGAGGTCCTTCGTGTACCCCCAGAGGTTCTCGTACTCGTGGATCGCCCGCCGGTTGCACTTGAAGTGGGTGTGGTAGACGTGATCGAACCGCACGAGCGTCGCGAACATGGCGAGGTCGGCCTCGGTGAGGCGGTCGCCCGCGAGGTAGCGTTGCTCCGAGAGCACGTCGTCGTAGTGATCGAGGGCGTCGAACAGTTCGCCGACGGCGCGGTCGTAGGCAGCCTGCGAGTCCGCGAAGCCGGCGCGATAGACGCCGTTGTTGATGGGGTCGTAGATGTCGTCGAGGAGTTGGTCGACCTCGTCGCGGTACCCCTCGGGGTAGAGGTCGACGTCCCGGGTCGCCAGGTCGTCGCCGGCCACGTCGAGCATCCGCATGATCTCCCGGGACTCGTTGTTGACGATGGTTTCCTCCTCCCGGTCCCAGAGGACGGGTACGGTCACCCGGCCAGTGTAGTCCGGATCCGCCCGGACGTAGACGTCCCGAAGGTACTCCTCGCCGTACAGCGGATCGGGGTTGGCTTCGGAGAACTCCCAGCCCTGGTCGTAGCGTTCGGGTTGGACCAGCGAGAGCGAGATCGCGTCGTCGAGTCCCTTGAGTGCGCGCGTCATCGCGACCCGGTGGGCCCACGGACACGCCCGACAGATGTACACGTGGTACCGTCCCGCCTCGGCGGGGAAGGCCTCGCCCGGGCCGATCCGGTCGCGGAACTCCGTCTCCTGGCGTTGGAACTCACCGTCGTCGTCCGTCGCGTAGTCGGTCCCGACCCACTCGCCGTCAACGAGGCCGCTCATCGGTCGATCTCCTCGTAACTCATGTCTCTTCGTTGTCGCCTCGCGACGAAAAGGGGTTCGGTGCCGACCCTTCGGAACGTATATCAACCACCCGATAGTAGTAGCGAGTGGTATGTCTTCGTTCAGCGAATTCAGTCAGGTCGGCGAGGCGGACGTGACCCGTGCGATCGGTCAGGAGTGGACCGAGGAGTTCATGGACTTCTCGGACTCGGACGTGCTCATCGTCGGCGGTGGCCCGTCGGGGCTGATGGCGGCGAAGGAACTCTCCGAGCGCGGCGTGAAGACGATGGTCGTCGAGAAGAACAACTATCTCGGAGGGGGCTTTTGGCTCGGCGGGTTCCTGATGAACAAGGTGACGGTACGGGACCCCGCACAGGACGTGTTGGAGAACCTCGAGGTGGACTACAAGCCCGCCAACGACACCGAGGGGCTGTACGTCGCCAACGGGCCGGAGGCGTGTTCCGGTCTGATCAAGGCGGCGTGTGACGCCGGCGCGAAGATCCAGAACATGACGGAGTTCACCGACATCGTGATCCGCGAGGACCACCGCGTCGGCGGCATCGTGATGAACTGGACGCCGGTCCACGCCCTGCCCCGGGAGATCACCTGCGTCGACCCCATCGCCGTCGAGGCGGACCTCGTCATCGACGCGACGGGCCACGACGCCGTCGCGGTCACCAAACTCGACGAGCGGGGCGTCCTCGACGCGCCGGGCATCCAGCACGCCAAGGAACACAACACGGGGATGGACCAGACCGACGACGACTCCTACGGCGCGCCGGGGCACGACTCGCCGGGTCACGACTCCATGTGGGTCGGCGAGAGCGAGGACGCAGTCGTCGAACACACGGGGTTGGTCCACGACGGCCTGATCGCGACGGGGATGGCCGTCGCCACCACCTACGGCCTGCCGCGCATGGGCCCCACCTTCGGCGCGATGCTCG includes the following:
- a CDS encoding ScpA family protein, translating into MTEDPLPDDVDLPQTDEDEVEPVELLVQLAEDGEIDPWDIDIVEVTDAFLDRLDETDLRTSGRALFYASVLLRMKSDGILDDGSEENAEMEPWEAAMEGGEGSRSPHGPDPIDALDAELDRRLERKHARGSPETLDELVRELREAERDSWWKESRSYDTSASPGGYDRGTQTLDYRAADDLREGGEPTENDVTGTTHAEDIETKIEAVREAVRTHYDAGRAEVLFAEVREAAGAPVDTFLALLFLSHRGEIRLRQDDLFGDLWIRDPSAPGVGDEAVAD
- a CDS encoding DUF7518 family protein — encoded protein: MSNRVEELESRVAQLEAAVDGLTEELVETRERLSKLEADEGVDNTRTPDRRESPDLDADADADAGTESVASEPDAESEADAETESEDDSDSDGNDIIVA
- a CDS encoding AEC family transporter, yielding MRLPRGPSSWGWRVTALLSIFATAILPIVALAGVGVVLGRRREVAIGPLNTVTVYVLVPALVFHSIATATLAQATLARIAVATVAFMLVMLVVAELVGRLLGESEPILSALVLVSAFPNSGNYGVPLSEFAFGVDGRGTAVLYLTVQGVVLYTVGVYVAGRGGGSRGIAGMKRALEIPLVYAVVAAVLARWLDAVPPADGTAMETLALVGNASIPLMLLILGVQLADTDYGAALSRVGPAAVLKMGVAPVVGVAVVLLVGFENPTVARTFVLECATPAAITPLLLVVEFGGESAGDGLSVAEYVSTAVLVTTLLSVPLLTVLIAVLESGLLV
- a CDS encoding M48 family metallopeptidase; translation: MRHVGLKVRMAVVGSLLFAFYAVAAVVVMAMFGTGVWPLVIVGSIAFVGVQYKLGKWMALRSVGAEDLPENQYQEIHHRVESLSRDMGIDKPRLMIARMGVPNAFAVGRKGAGTVVVSQELLRTLDPDEVEGVLAHELAHIRNRDVVMMVLGQGVASIVAIVAQWAVLLTGDNDLADFFLAIVVGQITQMLVMVFVFAISRYREYVADADAADEIGGGEPLARALEKISRSAQRGDTEVDDQVNALCIFGDGSGLARLFATHPPVEKRIERLRA
- the smc gene encoding chromosome segregation protein SMC codes for the protein MHISELVLDDFKSFGRKTRIPFYEDFTVITGPNGSGKSNIIDAVLFTLGLARTRGIRAEKLTDLIYNPGHEADDDRSGPREASVTVVLDNGDGTLDRSQVVNAAGTEDVGDVDEISVKRRVKETEDNYYSYYYLNGRSVNLSDIRDLLAQAGVTPEGYNVVMQGDVTEIINMSAGQRRTIVDEIAGVAEFDAKKEDAFEELEVVQEHIDEADLRIEEKETRLDQLEDERETALEYQSLREEKAEYEGYLKAAELEEKRTALERTEKRTEAKEQELADRQATLEEHQSEVDRLEADLDDLTREIERKGEDEQLRIKGEIEETKGEIGRLEATIESQEETIEDAEQERREAFVSLDRKNEELDDLEDEIRSIKVEKASVKGDIEEKESELQAVEDEIENVDTAFDELKAELAEHKETLEERKTERNDAQREKDRLLDEARRRSNRIGEAQSELEAAHERVPELKAELSDLRGELDRAERNRETIEDAIEELRSEKADLNDDLGEIEDDLRTKQNEYAELEARADRDGDDSWPRSVTTVLNGGIDGVHGAVGQLGSVDPEYATACETAAGGRLANVVVDDDGVGATCIDHLKSRSAGRATFLPITEMDRRGLPSKPSHPGVVDFARNLVDYDDRYAGVFSYVLGSTLVVEDMDTARDLMGDYRLVTLDGDLAEKSGAMTGGSGGGSRYSFTKSGKGKLERLAEEIESLEDDRRAVREEIRDVESRLDDARDRKADATERVREVEAEIEDVETELADTEAEIEELEDELDGLRDEREEVDAEMSELEERIDELDGEIEGIEAEIEALEADLADSRIPELTDRKEGIEADLADLHDRMDDLDAQLNQTRVEAEYAEEAVDDLESTIEAAKERKREAADRIEELEAEVEDREATLAEKRAAIEDLEDELADLKAEREGLQSDLREAQSERDAQRERVAEVESDLDDLEEDADRLEWEIDELESEVGAYDPEEIPDHETVEENVARLESEMDALEPVNMLAIDEYDEVEAELDDLQERRDTLVDERDAIQERIEGYEQRKKETFMAAFEAIDDHFQDIFERLSAGTGELHLEDEDDPFEGGLTMKAQPGDKPVQRLDAMSGGEKSLTALAFIFAIQRHNPAPFYALDEVDAFLDAANAERVGEMVDDLAGEAQFVVVSHRSALLDRSERAIGVTMQGDNVSAVTGIQLDDTPEATADD